A window of the Planococcus citri chromosome 4, ihPlaCitr1.1, whole genome shotgun sequence genome harbors these coding sequences:
- the LOC135842832 gene encoding peptide deformylase, mitochondrial-like, with product MNVIKRIKKFMAVYRLPYEIKPPYTHIVQAGDPVLRKPAEYLKKQDIETPQVQELIELMKKITIDYQFVGLSACQIGIPLRIMTLHLPRAQIDRLFTPEQIQTKEIEEIPLQVWINPEMKVNDYKSVIDTEQCGSLLSLCADVKRYYKVTLNGLDENGKIKSLTAQGWTARIIQHEMDHLSGVLYTDIMIPKSLRNVVWKKINEFNGFIELRYYPKFQYKKKK from the exons ATGAACGTtatcaaaagaataaaaaaatttatggcgGTTTATCGTCTACCGTACGAAATCAAACCGCCTTACACTCACATAGTTCAAGCCGGAGATCCTGTCCTACGAAAACCGGCTGAATATCTCAAAAAACAAGACATCGAGACTCCTCAAGTTCAagaa CTTATAgagctgatgaaaaaaatcacgatagatTACCAATTCGTAGGATTATCAGCTTGCCAAATCGGTATCCCTTTACGTATAATGACTCTGCATTTACCACGAGCCCAGATCGATAGACTTTTCACACCGGAGCAAATCCAAACGAAAGAAATAGAAGAAATACCTTTACAA GTTTGGATAAATCCTGAAATGAAAGTAAACGATTATAAAAGCGTCATCGATACCGAACAATGTGGAAGTTTACTTAGTCTTTGTGCGGATGTTAAACGTTACTATAAAGTTACACTAAATG GGTTAGACGAAAACGGTAAAATAAAATCGTTAACTGCTCAAGGATGGACTGCCAGAATCATACAGCACGAGATGGATCATCTCAGCGGTGTACTTTATACCGATATAATGATTCCTAAATCGCTAAGAAACGTcgtgtggaaaaaaatcaacgaattcaACGGGTTCATAGAATTACGATACTATCCAAAATTCCAgtacaagaagaaaaaatga
- the LOC135845115 gene encoding uncharacterized protein LOC135845115: MSSKSRYDLRNAIVVREGEPARPQAPGYEDQQNNPNALPVTSPIRDRVKSKKPSSRPDGKRPRRIKPSPIKKRQNRVQREIRKYQSSTDLLIRKLPFQRLVREISQDFLAAPRFQSQAIIALQTAAEQYLTELFEAANLFAIHAKRVTIRPNDIQAVRTIRGE; encoded by the coding sequence ATGAGCTCGAAGAGTCGTTACGATTTGAGAAACGCGATCGTGGTCAGAGAAGGAGAACCTGCTAGACCTCAAGCTCCAGGATATGAAGATCAGCAAAATAATCCCAATGCGTTGCCGGTTACCAGCCCAATAAGAGATCGCGTTAAGTCAAAAAAACCATCATCGCGACCGGATGGAAAAAGACCAAGACGCATTAAACCGTCGCCGattaaaaaaagacaaaatcgCGTTCAGagagaaattcgaaaataccAAAGTTCGACGGATCTGCTTATCAGAAAATTACCTTTTCAAAGGCTGGTTCGAGAAATCAGTCAAGACTTTCTAGCAGCTCCTCGATTCCAATCGCAAGCGATCATAGCTTTACAAACAGCCGCCGAGCAATACCTAACAGAATTATTCGAAGCAGCTAATTTATTCGCAATACATGCGAAACGAGTAACAATCAGACCAAATGATATTCAAGCAGTCAGAACGATAAGAGGAGAGTAA